The Tenacibaculum sp. MAR_2010_89 sequence CAGAGGGTTAGTAAAAGAATGGCACCCTGATAAATTTCAAGACGAAGATAAAAAAGAAGAGGCTGGAGAAATGAGTACTAAAATAATTGATGCTTATCATTTTTTAGTGAGTATTGCTCCTGAGACTAAAGAAGCTAATTTAGAGGCTTATAAAACCACTATTACAGAATTCCAAGTTGCAGACTACCAACACAAAAGTATGCGTTTGGAAGTTACTTTCACTGACGGAAACACATACGAATACTTTGGTGTTAATCGTATACTTTTTGGGAAATTTATAAATGCCAAATCAATAAACAACTTTGGTAAAAGAAATATTTTTAATTCTTTTTTATATAGAAAATCAATGAAAGCTTCAGTTACAGCTTAATTCTGATTTTACTTTTTACA is a genomic window containing:
- a CDS encoding KTSC domain-containing protein, coding for MKRIKEYKKLFKVEGAINLKELKTTYRGLVKEWHPDKFQDEDKKEEAGEMSTKIIDAYHFLVSIAPETKEANLEAYKTTITEFQVADYQHKSMRLEVTFTDGNTYEYFGVNRILFGKFINAKSINNFGKRNIFNSFLYRKSMKASVTA